AGATATTgttgttaaaatataattgtcaTTTGCCAATTGCGTTGCTTGCtttatattagaaataatatattattttgtttatcaaATTAGTATGTATTTCCACAACTTTAATGTTGAAGAGACTATAAGTacttttgctctctctctacATTTCATGAGAtctatctttattttcttgacatGAATTTTCCACATCAAAatgtttgtatgcatatatgtatgtatttcagaaataattattGTGAAAAATGTGCTCAAGCAAAAACTTGTTGATCTTCatgaatttagaaaagaaacaaatttttagaTATGTATATAATAGGCTAAATTCAAACTTTTTCATCCATTAAAAatgtcttggacttcccacaggtcagggaaccctgatggttcttcaagctgatgagggagagggacttgatcgggggagggggagggaaatgggaggcggtggcggggaggaggcagaaatcctcaataaataaataaatttaaaaaaataaataaaataaaataagcgtAGTAGTTATTCTTGCAAAAAAATGTCTGTTTATTTGGTAGAAATATTAATGTACTGAAAAGGTgagaaaacactaaaaaatagccaggaaaaatagaaataaatgcaaagtgaataaaaaaaaactgagtaacAATCAAATTAGACCAAACAACTAAATAAacctcaatttttttaaagtgagagcAGAGTGTTTTGACATGAAAGACCCACacaagtgaaaacaaaaacagagaaaattgcTTTGTAAACAGAGCTTCAGTCCTCTTCCTAAAGTAAACCCAGAAGTCTAGGAAAACTTGTGTctttaataaaatagatattcACGGTTAATATCAACCCACACAATAAATATAGACTCTACATAGAGTGGTGCTGCCATCATTCCACACTGCTGAGGAACTCAGCTGCCTCAGCACTGCTGTATTATCACTGCTCCGCAATTTCTCGGTCTTCTGTGAAGTACATTTCTCATCTAAGTGTCCATGCAGAGGCTGGACCATCAATCCAGGCTCTGCAGACAGCCACACATCAATGACAGTGCATATTTGAAGGGAACACGTAAGGCAAGATTGGAAGGCTTTGTGAAATTCCAATCTGCTcagttcagcaatcatttcttcatatctatttcaGGTAAGAATTagcaaaacagaaaagttaaCAAATGCAAGCACAATATCAAAATACCCTCAAAATGCCCAAGGTCATGGGGAAGGGGCTGTAGAAATCAAACACTCAACAAGGACATACACATAGGTGTTAAAAACATTGTTTATCAACttttcattgtttcattgttCTTCCTAATTTctgattgtttataaatttatttaaaccaTTCAACCCAGGAGGTATTTCTCGTAATTAGAGAGAGTTTCCTATGATTAACACAAAATGAACATTGGAATCAAATCATCAATTTGCAAATACAGGATTATTATACACaattcctttttggttttgttttgtttttcaagactgaatTTCTGTGTGTaccagccctagctgtcttggaactcactctgtagaccaggctggttttgtctcctaagtgttgggattaaaatcatgtgccaccactgccaacaCGGGATTCTTAATACGCTAAAGTATCTTAATACTCTGGGTGGTGATGATgcactcctttgatcccagcactttgaaggcagaagcagacagatctctgtgagttcaaggccagcctggtcgacagtgtgagttccaggatgggcaaAGTGACACAGAgtaaccccatctcaaaaaacaaaaaccaaaccaaaaagtaTGTTAATGCACATATTGAGAAGTAGCAAAACAATCCTGATAGTACTTGTTTGAAAAAATTCATCCTTACGGAGGGTTTAGTATAAACACCATAAAGAAGAGCAATGAAGATAATATTAAGAATGTATTCATGTATTATTTTAGGAGGTTAAAGTCAGAGATTTACAAAATCTTTTAATACAATCCTTCTGTGTAAAGTAAAATTTGTCCTACGATGTTTCCCATTGTGAAAATTTCTATTTTAGTATTttgaaagtaatataaaatatttctgattgCTTAAGGATTCATATTCTAAGAAAGGTCATCTGGATATCATGTCACTGATATAAatgatttgtttctctttctaacaGCTGACTTCTCCCTAAAATCCCTGCCAGATTGTCTGTCTCTGACTCAACTCTCTACTATCTGACTGATGAACATCATCTGTCAACCCTTcgtagggttttgtttgtttgtttttggcattCTAATTTGTGAGTTCTTCTTTGCATCCTTATATGGCTAAACTTTCCTCAGGAAAAATGATGTTGCTCTGCCTCAGACATATGAGAAACTTAACAAATGTTTATGCTTATTGGAGATGATGAAAATTCTGAAGGAAAATCAATATTCCTTCATGTAGATTATGATAAGAAATCTGCACAGGAATGTATCAGACAAAGATCCAGTCCCTCTGCCAAAGGATGCGTTTGGGCACTCATTATGCTGATTCTAAAGTACATGTTTAACTCTCTATCATTTTGTCAGTGAGTAAGCAAAGCCCCAGTTTCATatgaaagataatattttaatattaccaccaagaaaatgtttgttttcatatttgcATAAAGCTTTGTGTTTCTCCCTTTTCTAGCAGACCTAAGCATCAATCTTCTTCTTGTCTTCACCACAGCTCACAGGGACCATAATAACATttgactcaggagtcagagggtTACTCTGTatttcacacacaggcacacaaataaattattattaaaccTTTGGCAATACATAATCGAACTGAAACTCTTTCCATTACAGTTACAAAGTGACTTCTGGTAGAAGAGCTGATTACAGGTGCTGAATTCTCTCCATGTttcaattaaaatcattttagaatGTGGCTTCTCTAACCCTTTCGGCTACATTTGATGTGCCTTAACCAAGTATTCCCCAACAAGTCAAAACCTCCGAAGAAAAGGTTTTGTGTCCGATCTTTAAGAacctggtttcttttctcttgaaatgataaaaatggacTATTACATATCGAACTTCAGAAAGTGGCTCTGCAGGCATGATGAACTGAACAGCTGCTACCCACACTGCCAACCACGCATGTCCACACTTATTGGACAACCACCAAGTCCTTTTCCAACGTGAGTTTGTTTTATACAAGCACACTTCCCTCACAGATGTCTTAAATACTAAGTCTTCCAAATATCTTTCAGGTGTTGAGTGAAGTCTCCACAGAAATAGAAGCCTAGATCTTCGCAGTAGGCAGACTAGTATGCGTACCAGTTTTCAGCAAGTTCCAGTTCAGCATTTCATTCACATACTCATTACAATTTGGAAGCTTAAACAGCTGTGAGCACATTCCAAAGTTTGCCTGCCCTCATTTCCTATCTGGAACTGGTCTCAGGTCCCATGAATACTCTCGGATGTAGTGATGGGTGTCCACAATGAAAATCCATGGAACATAGATGCTGCTGATGTAATAGgcctagatattttaaaaagatactcaTGTCTCTTTATCTGACTGATGGACTTTTGAAACAATGGACCCCCAAGAAATGAAACTTTCCCAAGTAATCTTATGATAGGAGAAGGCAAAATTTGTACACAGAAGAAAACGTCTCTCTTGGAAAGAGATTGCACACAGTTCTAGCAACTTGTCAGACCGCTTTACTTGGCTCAGACAATGTCAGGGCAGCACATTGACAGGGGATGTTTAGAATGCATATCCTTGGCCCTCTAATTCAACTTAAATCTCATTTCAGGACCCTGAAGATGGACATAGGTGAAGAGTTCACTTGATGTCTTCGTCCCTCTTCCCAATATGACACTGAATAagtctcctttttctgctttccatttttattttggctCTTCCAATGGGTTTTTGATAACTGGTGGCCAGAACTGATGGGGTCTTCAAGTTACAAATCTCAAGTTGGCTAACACTGGTAAAGAGGATTCAGCTTTCAACTGACCAGGCAGCACAGCTTCACTTTCAGATCCTGAGACATTTCTCAAGGATGTTTGTGCTGAAACTCTGATTTCtgttcagagaaaccctgtttctctTAAAAACTTATGATCAGTATAAAGTGGCTTTTCTGGAGGATTACATCAAAAGAGTGACTCCCGAGGGAGGATACTATTCTTACTATTCAGCTCAGAGCATGTCTGAGAGTGCTCCTTTAGTACTTCCTCAGGGTGCTCCCTGTCTAACGAATACGCTCAAGGCCAAGAGTTAACGTCAATCATAAAATAATTCAGCCAACTTTGCCAAATATTATCGGAAACAATATTATCATGGTTATGTTCAGATCTAGGAAATATATGGTTCCACTTATTTTATGTCGGATTAATAAATGTCTGTCTTGTTGGCTCCTGCTTAGCTAGTTTTCTTATAGAGCCTGGAATCATCTGCTCCAGAACGATGTGATCCACAGTTGGCTGGCCCTCTGACATCaattaaaacactgaaaacaatCTTCATACAAACACTCAATATTTACACATACTCAAAAAAGTGTGGCTATCATGAACATTGGCAACATACTTGCAgattattctaaataaaaaaatgcacCATTATTTTAGAAGAAAGTGCATTTGAGGAAAAATTAGgagatgcatatatatatatatatatatagctaaattatatatatgtgtgtatatatataactaGTGATTTTCTATATCCTTCTGTacttatatcatttatttttgagagaaaaaaaattgtattatacTATTTCACCTAACACTATTTTCTATTGAGAAAAAGAGTtgacaaacattttctttgtgtatacacccatttattttaataagatgGAAATGATTGACATTAGGCATCCAACCCAATATTATAAGGCAATAAATACAattcttttcagaaaattaaagaaaagaatcattGGGATTATGTAAGACATGAAGAcctaaaagaattaaaagaaaatgtatatgtcATATACTAAcacaatacatacaaataaataaaataaataactttaaagaaTGAATCATGTATTATGGGACTTTGAAGTAGCAAGCAGATTACTTTGTATTTTCAACACTATCAGTTCATAAAGTCCCATAAGTCCTAATAGTTCCTAAAATGAAGATACCAAAGTGTCCTAaggcaataaaaatgtatttatttttacaaatagtACATTGGTTTTACAATATTAAGaaggtaacacacctttaattctagtgctcagggggcaaaggcagaggcagacagacctttGTTAGCTTAATGCTAGCATGATTTCCATAGTGAGTTTCTGGCCATTAGGggtgcatagtgagatcctgctaaaacaaacaagaaaagaaggaaggaaagaagagagggagaaagggaaggagagagagagacagagagagagaaagagagagagacagagattgtgTGCCATAGTTTCTGAAGCATGATCTGAGGAGCCCAGTCTGTCCCTGGATAGCAGTAATAACTTATTTAGCTCAAAGTGACTATCAAATGTAGACAGTCTGAGTAGTCAGTCTGAATTTCAACTTAATCAACTAAAGGTTTATCTAATTTGGCTGATATAATATGATTACATCATGATTTCAGTTAATAAGTACAACCTAGTACCTCATACAAATATACTTACTTGGTCTTTCTATTGCGCAGAGTCTGAGTTAGAGTTGAttcctattttaaaattccaatttaCTTATGTTAGTAACTCATTAAGACAAAAATGCCCATGTAGcttgaagtatttttttcttttcccattgtcaCTCATTCTTTGATCCTTTTGTTTCACTGAGAACTATGAAGATGTCTAACCATGTTTGTAGAAGCggtatataatatgtatgcataAATGTGTTATTCTTGCCTTAGCAACTTTCTAGTTCAGCAACtatcacacattaaaaatatattctaatattttaacaaaagacacatttttattaCTGCATGTGTTCTTTCATAAAAGTATGTTTTTGGTATTTAAGATACATCTACAAGAAATACACAGATGTGTACTAAGTTTAAAGACCAATACAAGTTGGAATTACTTATCAGCAGTGGGTTCTTTCCAGTGAAGAACATGCTGACCTCTACAAGAGGTAACTATTTTgtacaaatgaaaacataactTCCCCAGCCAGTCCCAAATGTGGTTTTTGACATTATACTATTTTCCCATTAGCTACATAGCGTGGGTGTCTCTGACTCAGGGTGCTGCTCAAAGGCCCCATGCTGTCTGCGACAACATAGACCAAGGTCATGGGGCACTATCGTTCACATCACAATCATTCAATGatgtttaatattattattaaccaTGGACATGCTGCTTCATCCAGGAGAACAGAATCTGTTGTCCATATtctgataataataacaattaatagTAATGAAAATATGAGGCAGGATATGTAACCTTTGAAATACATGTAGAAGTTTCCCTCTTAACTCAGTGCTTTAGGTGTCTTTCTATACATGCTTACAAGCTAAAAATTTGGCCCTTGAGCACAGATCTGGTAGGTAAAGCTACCAACTGACAATCAATAAATTATCCACTTTTCTGTCAATCTGATAATTTCCATAATGTCTAACTTACTTATTGAAGTATGAAATTTAAACATGTTCTTTCATTCCATTACATAAGAATACTGGTTTTCACACGCTAGCCTAGTTCAGCATGGAAACTTTACCTTAATATGGCATTTACGTTCTGCTTATTCACACATTAAAGCGCTTTTGTTCTagtcagttttattttgttgtttgtttcaaagGCAGTGATAAATTGTTTTGGATATTTATATATTAACCAAAAGAAAGCTGATTAATTAAACAGTGATTTAAAGATTTTAGATGTGTGCAAGGCTTCTTCTTCTAAATGAGCACACTGCTCTTGCTTTCAGTCAGCTTcgggtttctttggttttcttatcCTTTGTCGGCAGGTTTGCATCCAATTCAGTCTTCTCGATAGCACAACACTATGGTACCTCTATGGCAGAGTCAACCAAACTCAGACAATATCAGAGTAAAATAGCTCTAAAGTAAGATCGCACTATTTCTGCTGAGTTAAACTCACAAATATGCTAGGAACACAGGGCTGCTGCGCCCTTCGCAGGCTTCCTGGCAAGGCAGAGCCTGCACCTGCAAGTTACAATTTCCAATGAAGTGTAGGGCTGAAGGaatttggaattattttattattgtctgtAGTGTTCCGCATGTGTGTTAAGCGGGCTACATTTGTCTCTGAGGCTTTTTCAATCAGTAGCTTGAACCCATGACCCATGGCAAACCTTTGCCCTCAGCTAAACGTATGCTGTGGGTTTCATTTGGGCGCCCCTCCTTTTTTATTGTGCCGATTGGACATGCACCGTATCTTCAGTGCATAGGTCTTCCATTCTAGAATGAAAGAGTCAAAAACAAGAGTCTTCAGAATCACCTATCTGAGAAGATATGTCTCATAGGGCAGAAGCAGAACGACAGAAATCTTcaaagggaggagagacaggtgtGGCGGtcgggagggagaaaaagaggcaCATGCTGTGCTCTAATGAACTACATGGACTGACTTGGAATCCCCCACCCCAATCGTCTGACAGAAAGGCATACTATCCAAGACAGAGCAAAGATATTTGTAACGATGCTTTCGAAAAGTCAGATTTTAGAGTCCACATTTAAAAGTCGCCTGGCCTTTGTGCAGTGGCAATATGTATGTCCCAGCCCAAAGGttcttgtaaatatttttgaggGTCATAATAGCCCATGATAACCCACTTCAGCATACATCCTCGTGGCAGAGTTACACGTTAGAGGGGTAAAGAGCTGAAAACACAAGCATGACTACTTACTGTAAATTACGAGgcgaaaaaaatatttaaagacaagCTTGTTGCATTTCTGCAGGCTCCGGAGCTGCTttaggggctggggtgaaggaAAACATCCAACAAGCCTCACCTTGGTCCCTGTGTACTCCCCCACACTCAGTAGGTTTGTTTGCAGTATGTGGCCGGAAGGCTCCAGCGCCCGTAGATGGCGCCCCTCGTCCGTGCTTGCGCATCTCGCCTTTCTCCGGGCTCAGCTCCGAACCCCGCGAGTCTCCCCGGGTCTTTACAGCCCAGAGACTGCATTTTAATAAAGACGCGCCTTGGCACCGCGCTCCACAAGCCCCGGGGTtcagaaaaacagacacataaacccaggcaggaagagcccCTTTAAATCTCTGCCAAAAGCTGACGTTTCACAAACTGGAGATTCTGGAATTGCAGTTCGAAAACCATTAAATTACCAAGCTATCTCCTTCCTTTACAAAAAcaatactttcctttttttccttcttcttcttatttttttaagtgccCGTCCCCCACCCCCTTTAATTATGAAAGTGGCCACTCCGATCAAGATTAACACttggaaggactttggaaaagaaaaggaatctgGAAGAAGAAACACATCTGGTGCTTCCTAGGACACCTAGTTTTAAGAAGGCACCTAGGAAGACTGCGCTGGGTGTCTAGGTGAGAGCCTGACGCGGGATTGGCCAGGTACGAGGAGGGAGTGAGAGAAAGGGGCTGTGGGTTCTAGGACTAAAGAAGTGGGGAGCTCCGGACTTTGCTCTCTGGAGTCTGGGTTTGGGGGAAAGCAGAACTCGGGGATCTTGTTAATGAGGTGCGCGGAGTGCGCACGGGCTGCTGGAGCACTTGGGACTCGGAGAAGGCAGGCTGCGCGCAGTGGCGCGGTTCCTGGGCTCGGCGCGGCTCTGCAGAGCGGGAAGCGTGCGGGTTCCAGACAGGGCGGTGCGGGGAGCAGCGGGGAGCAGCGAGGAGCAGCGAGGAGCAGCGGGGAGCAGCGGAGAGTGTAGCGCTGTGTGGGGCTCCCTGGGCGCGTGGGGCCGGGGCGTGGTACGCTTGCAGAGCCGGAGCGGACCGCGAGGAGAGGCGGCGGGGCGGGGCGGCACGGTTATTGGCCAAGCTCTGGGAGAAGGGTCGTGCTCCGAGGTGTCCTCCGCCCGCTAGCTCCGCTTGCCTCATTTTCTCTAAGCAGAACTACTTCGCGGACCTCCGTGCTCGCCCATCATGGATGTTCCAGGTAACCCACCCCATCCCTGAGCTCCGGGATCTGCTTGCTAGCTGCCTTTTTGTGGTGTTTTACCAGAACCTTGAGTAATGTTAGTGCTGGGGAttcaagggagaagagaggagcgTCGGCGGCGGAGTAGGGGGTGGGAGGTGGTCCGCTATCCTTTGTGTAGGAGCTGCAGACAGGATATTTATTGAAACCCAACTTCTCTTTTCTTAGAAAGAACACTGGAAGAGTTGCTCGGAGAGCGTGGGCGGCGAGGGGAgggttctttctgtttgtgttccTGGGCTGGGTATTGGAATGGCCTCTCTGGTTTAGCTGAAGAAGAGGGGACCGATTAAAGTGCCAAGCCGCCGCGTAAGTTAGCAGAAAGGTACTAAAGAAAGGGAGTGGGGTCCAGGGACAAGAGCCTGCAAATGAGGAAAATTCGGAGGTTCTGGTGCTAGAATAGGCTGTTGTTTttgccagaaaagaaaaaagactctaCAAGGCTCTCCTAGGGGGCTTGCCAGTGACTGCAGGGACATTGGAAGTGGGTGTTAGAATTTCGCTCCTCACCCGCCCCCATCCcgcctttctctgtttctgtcctttcctttttctttttaatctcatcCACCCAAGGAGTtttctggagtttttttttttttttccctttcggGGGATGGGGGCGGACTCTTTTTATACGATAAGGAGTGTTTGAAAATTTCTTCCTGGatagaaaaatagaggaaaaggggggaaggcagggagaggaagattTTCTCCTTGTGGTTGTTCAGAAAGCCACGGAAAAGAAGATGATGAGgcatcatttttgctttttactttgaCTACATTCATTTCCGCCAGTTGTGTTGGGATGAGTAGGCAGGGGGCGACGGTGATGACGCTGTCTTAGAGGTCCCCAACCCTTTTTAGAAGGTCCTACAGAATCGCAGCCCAGAACCGCAGACTCCGCGCATCTTTCAGGAATCTTTTTGGGTGGGCTGATTGGTGCACCAGAGCTTTCTCGTATCCGTTATGCCACATCTGGGATGGGGATAGCTTTGGAGGACCAAGGGGATGACCACCCCGAAGGGACTGGAGAGTACCAGgcacttgcccccccccccacatacattCCTACCTAAGGATTCCGGTTTTTTGCCCTGACAGGTCCGCTGGTGCCTTCCTTCTGAGAACCATTTGGCCTTGACCACCTGAGTCGGCGACCCAGCACGGAGAAGACTCCCATTCCGGTCCTGCGTGCTCCTGTGTGCACTCGAGCACTCCTCCGGATTTTGTGGGCCTTGACGTCCTCGGGGCGCCCCCCAGCCCAGATGCCCGCGCCTGGCCGGGGCCTCCGAGGGCCACCGCTGAGCATGCCCGGGCGTCGGGGGGCGCTGCGCCAGCCAGCCAATTTTGGCACCAGTTTGGGGGCGGCGCTGgccctgctgttgctgctgctaccCGCCTGCTGCCCGGTGACGGCTCAGAACGACACAGAGCCCATCGTGCTTGAGGGCAAGTGCCTGGTGGTGTGCGACTCCAGTCCATCGGGGGACGGCGCCGTCACCTCTTCCTTGGGCATTTCTGTGCGCTCAGGCAGTGCCAAGGTGGCCTTCTCTGCAACTAGGAGCACCAACCATGAGCCGTCTGAGATGAGCAACCGTACCATGACCATCTACTTCGACCAGGTTAGCAACTAACATGCTTACCTGCATATGAATGAAGGACCGACCCTTGTGCCCAGCTAGCTAGGGCTCCCTGCATCTCCAAGAGTAATGCCAGCCAAACTggtttccctcctctgccttgcCCTTACCTTGTTGCTCCTTTTACTACTATGCTTTCCTGGAGTCCCTCTTGAACACATTGTAGAGTTTGTTTTTACACACCAGTTCTCTTGGCAAAGATTACTGAGAGAGCTGTAACGATCCCCGGGCTTTCCAAGGGTCTGGTAAAACTGAGATGTGAAATACATTTTCCTGAAAGAAAACATAGTGCATCTTCCCTTTTGCTGAGGGCAAGGCAGTGAGTGTTTAGGGTGAGCAATCTTcagacacctgggaagaggggattCCCTTAAAGATGCTACATGTAAGAGAGTTTCTCATTTAAAAGGGAGTCTGACAAAGGGTGAACCTACTGCTTATTTTGTGGGATCCAGTGACAAGATGTTAATTTTCAataacaccaaaataaaaaaatagtggGGAAAATGGGGAAGACAGCAAACATTGTTCTCtgcttatatacaaaaataaagtgGCCATGTATGTGCTATAGACAGGAAATAAACTTTTGCACGGTGTCCACACTGTGTATTCAAATATACAGGCATAGCATGAGTATAAATTTAACAAGACAACGGCTCATGACTTACATGGCTTTAAGCCACTTAATTTCTGGCCTCTGGGCCAAGAAAAGAAGGCTTGGTAAATGTTTCTCTGGGTGGTGACCTGTGTGGTGCTCTCCCCTTGTGGATTCTTATTCATTGTCAGAAATTGAAAAGATGAGAGTGGTTTTCATACGTTTCTAGCCAGCTAATGCTCTTGCCAAAGGGCTTTGTGTAAAATGGAGTCCTGAACCATCGTTGGACACAGATGGAGCTACTATCTGCTGGTTTTCCCTCTGTCCAGAAAAGAGTTTCCTAACCCATTAATAGCCAACGCACACACCTGGTCTCTTTTCATGTTCTTATATTCATTTTCAAGTCAGATTTCCTTTCATTATTTCCAAATAATACAGCATGATGCAAGCATAAATGCAATCCATATTCTTCTTTATACagtattattttgcttttattattttcaattacaaTGTCCTACGGTCTTTTCAGATCCACTGATTTGTGGAGTTGTCAGGGAAATTCTGATACAGGGTCAAATCGTCAACAGGGATCCTGTTTTTAGCAGAGGAATTAGCTTTGCCTGGTTCCTGTTGCAAAAAAAGGAGATGGTAAGTGAGAGAGGTCCTCTGCTAGAGGCCTGGCTGGGTGTCTTTTCATTCACATCAAGCCTTCAATTTACgtattttcaaagtttaaatCCACACTGAGGGGCTGAGCTGGAGAGAAGAGTGCTAGCAGCTCAAAGGGAGTGCTAGGGAGTGCTTCCTTCTCCAGTGAAGCACCTTGGGCAACAGGGAGCACAGACATCAGAGGCGCTCCCTCCTCAGCAATgaagcagagtgtgtgtgtgtacctgtgtgacaCCTGCTCTGGAGTGGGCGGAGGTGGTCCTCACAGCGTGGTGAAGATGCAGACTTCCCCAAGCCACGTCGGTGGCAGCAGTACTTGGCAGCAGTTCACTTTGCTCTGGGAGTTTGTGTGGTCTATGCCATTGTGGACAAGTAAAGAACAGCCAAGGCAGTGGATCTTTGCTTTCTGATCAGGGGGATGGACAGTCCAGGGTTCTGGTGTGGTTAGCTGTTTGTGTTGTAAACATAAAACACCAGTGggccatttaattattttaatggagCTGGAGTTCTGCAGGAGGAGATACAGGAACAGGATGTAGACAAAGTAGCCAGATTCTATTTTGAGCAGGAGGAGAGTGAAGTGGGAGCTCCATTCTCTCTCTTCACATTCTACTACGACAAACCAGcaaatcttgtttttatttgaggaAAACTGCCTTCAGGGCCACCCGAATCTCTGCTAGTAGCCAACTGTGTTCTCAAT
This sequence is a window from Microtus ochrogaster isolate Prairie Vole_2 chromosome 18, MicOch1.0, whole genome shotgun sequence. Protein-coding genes within it:
- the Cbln2 gene encoding cerebellin-2, which codes for MPAPGRGLRGPPLSMPGRRGALRQPANFGTSLGAALALLLLLLPACCPVTAQNDTEPIVLEGKCLVVCDSSPSGDGAVTSSLGISVRSGSAKVAFSATRSTNHEPSEMSNRTMTIYFDQVLVNIGNHFDLASSIFVAPRKGIYSFSFHVVKVYNRQTIQVSLMQNGYPVISAFAGDQDVTREAASNGVLLLMEREDKVHLKLERGNLMGGWKYSTFSGFLVFPL